A DNA window from Linepithema humile isolate Giens D197 chromosome 6, Lhum_UNIL_v1.0, whole genome shotgun sequence contains the following coding sequences:
- the LOC137000377 gene encoding uncharacterized protein — protein MDVYDAIWQRVKELHPNALQGVQTIMSDYERAAMTVARKVFPEARITGCWFHFNQAILRRWKALGLMAAPRKILGFAMTLPLAPVDAFEEGLKIIQDEADLISTEHPAILKFTVYLRRTWLPAKEKVCVFNTPIRTNNFVEDFHYVLFHRFDGIHPNIWQFLQSLGELLIDQEINIERLAEGRSVKRVRIRHNIVRDKQIAEAQVNLSSGR, from the exons ATGGATGTGTATGATGCGATTTGGCAAAGAGTGAAGGAGCTCCATCCGAATGCATTGCAAGGAGTGCAGACAATCATGAGTGATTACGAACGTGCAGCGATGACAGTTGCAAGAAAGGTTTTTCCAGAAGCACGTATAACTGGTTGTTGGTTTCATTTTAATCAG GCCATATTAAGACGCTGGAAAGCTTTAGGTTTAATGGCAGCCCCTAGAAAGATTCTTGGTTTTGCCATGACTTTGCCATTGGCACCGGTCGATGCATTTGAGGAAGGTTTAAAGATAATTCAAGATGAGGCTGATCTCATATCCACTGAGCATCCCgctatattaaaattcacaGTCTATTTAAGACGTACATGGCTTCCtgcgaaagaaaaagtttGCGTTTTTAATACGCCAATAAGAACGAACAATTTTGTGGAAGATTTTCATTACGTACTTTTCCACAGATTTGACGGAATACATCCTAATATTTGGCAGTTTCTTC AAAGTTTAGGTGAATTACTTATTGaccaagaaataaatattgagagATTAGCGGAAGGGCGTAGCGTAAAGAGAGTACGCATCCGACATAACATAGTGCGCGACAAACAAATTGCGGAAGCACAAGTCAATTTGAGCTCTGGAAGGTAA
- the LOC137000733 gene encoding uncharacterized protein: MGEELENQRRLEMESGDLLPGLQLSFTLRSGMDRRRYNAQRTNEVAAVFRTTADGEIPESYVTIRNKNTKILQKVSTMDPNVEPWIYPLFYPYGTQGRRLFQQWLVDNYVKMEKDRIDYCKTHQKELRSETYQGLRDYIQTMANNLNGRIGKMIVDKYISAEIPDPSDNRILHDIVMKHMIHGPCGDWCLVDGKCSKHYPKSYFEETKMDEDAYPYYCRRNNGKNFKRPGGYIVDNRYVVPYCPTLSIIFNCHINVEVVSSIKSVKYLYKYIYKRHDVAAITIEPITENVIIDHDEIHNYIETRYVGPVETCWRILGLIEDDDKWNRAMNEAVGWMMPRQLRKLFVRILLHCQPLHPEELWDNFKTALSEDYVRHFGMLQGQKKAYIQINNMLCTEGKSFADFPQMEQLLETELLNEENDYVIFEQAMEIAKIRKKHVCAMAFTGIAATLLPAGKTVHKTFGLPVPLFADLTSAIKIQSKEAQYLKNTDIFIWDEAPMSPRYALEIMDRTLRDIMNNNLPFGGKIVLLGGDFRQLLPIKIWEMAY, translated from the exons ATGGGTgaagaattagaaaatcaaCGACGTTTGGAAATGGAATCTGGTGATTTGTTACCAggattacaattatcatttaCTTTAAGATCAGGTATGGATCGACGTCGATATAATGCTCAAAGAACTAATGAAGTTGCAGCTGTTTTTCGTACTACTGCTGATGGAGAAATTCCAGAATCATATGTTacaatacgtaataaaaatactaaaattttgcaaaaagtaaGTACTATGGATCCAAATGTTGAACCATGGATATATCcattattttatccatatgGCACTCAAG gtCGTCGCTTATTTCAACAATGGCTTGTggataattatgtaaaaatggaaaaggaTAGAATTGATTATTGCAAAACTCATCAAAAAGAACTACGTTCTGAAACATATCAAGGTTTAAGAGATTATATACAAACTatggcaaataatttaaatggacGTATTGGCAAAATG ATtgttgacaaatatatttctgctgAAATTCCTGATCCATCTGACAATCGTATTTTACATGATATAGTTATGAAGCATATGATTCATGGACCTTGTGGTGATTGGTGTTTGGTAGATGGTAAATGTTCGAAACATTATCCGAAATCTTATTTTGAAGAGACTAAAATGGATGAAGATGCTTATCCCTATTATTGTCGACGaaataatggtaaaaattttaaacgtccTGGTGGTTATATAGTTGATAATCGTTATGTTGTTCCATATTGTCCTACtttatcgattatatttaattgtcataTTAATGTCGAAGTAGTTTCAAGTATCAAATCagttaaatatctatataaatatatttataaaaggcACGATGTTGCTGCTATAACCATTGAACCAATaacagaaaatgtaattattgatcATGATGAGATACACAATTATATCGAAACTCGTTATGTTGGACCTGTAGAAACCTGTTGGCGTATCCTTG GTTTAATCGAAGATGATGATAAATGGAATCGAGCTATGAATGAAGCTGTTGGATGGATGATGCCACGACAACttcgtaaattatttgtacgaatattattacattgtcaGCCATTACATCCTGAAGAATTATGGGATAACTTTAAAACAGCTTTGTCGGAGGATTATgttcgacattttggtatgTTACAAGGACAGAAGAAAGCATATatacaaatcaataatatgCTTTGTACTGAAGGCAAAAGTTTTGCTGATTTTCCACAAATGGAGCAATTATTAGAAACTGAGTTGTTAAACGAAGAGAATGATTATGTGATATTTGAACAAGCTATGGAAATAG caaaaattagaaagaaacACGTGTGTGCAATGGCTTTTACGGGTATTGCAGCGACATTATTACCTGCTGGAAAAACAGTTCATAAGACATTTGGATTGCCGGTTCCATTATTTGCTGATTTAACATCTGCTATTAAAATCCAATCAAAGGAAgctcaatatttgaaaaatacagatatttttatctgggATGAAGCACCAATGTCACCACGATATGCTTTAGAAATTATGGATCGAACATTGCGTGATATTATGAACAATAATTTACCTTTCggtggaaaaattgttttattaggtGGTGATTTTAGACAacttctgcctataaaa ataTGGGAGATGGCATATTGA